From the genome of Streptomyces sp. NBC_00659, one region includes:
- a CDS encoding MmyB family transcriptional regulator — protein sequence MNAKALRVLLTKRRASVAPEAHGLRRPSGKGRRAAGLAQHQVDLLLNRGPGTYQRLESGKYRNPPVDLLHDLARLLGLSELEWITLCRYAGIGDPPCPLTPQSGEQVPHLWNDAVKGISHAACVMSASWNILAHNQPFEDIFPPGKCPTNTMQWMLFDGRHLLSNWTTAWAPHLLSLLRADLAARPEDEVLRRLESAVIADPTAGQLYESAGVVVHPYEVERPLLHARLGPGSINMCVAQPLSSPGARLCILIFTPVDHSPGPAPRSQESAISLIEQVKVPA from the coding sequence ATGAACGCGAAAGCACTGCGGGTGCTCCTGACAAAACGACGAGCCTCGGTGGCACCGGAAGCCCACGGGCTCAGGCGCCCCAGCGGCAAGGGCCGGCGCGCGGCCGGACTCGCCCAGCATCAAGTCGATCTCCTGCTCAACCGCGGCCCGGGAACCTACCAGCGCCTTGAGTCGGGGAAGTACAGGAACCCTCCCGTCGACCTGCTGCACGACCTCGCTCGCCTCTTGGGCCTCTCCGAGCTGGAATGGATCACGCTGTGCCGTTACGCCGGCATCGGCGATCCACCCTGTCCTCTCACTCCACAGTCCGGCGAACAGGTTCCCCACCTCTGGAACGACGCCGTCAAGGGCATCTCCCACGCGGCATGCGTCATGAGCGCCTCGTGGAACATCCTTGCCCACAACCAGCCGTTCGAAGACATCTTCCCTCCCGGGAAATGCCCCACGAACACGATGCAGTGGATGCTGTTCGACGGCCGGCATCTGCTCTCCAACTGGACCACCGCCTGGGCGCCACACCTCCTGTCCCTTCTGCGCGCCGACCTGGCCGCCCGCCCCGAGGACGAGGTTCTGCGCCGGCTCGAATCGGCCGTCATCGCGGACCCCACCGCTGGGCAGCTCTACGAATCGGCCGGCGTGGTCGTCCACCCCTATGAGGTGGAGCGCCCCCTGCTGCATGCCCGGCTCGGCCCGGGTTCGATCAACATGTGCGTGGCACAGCCCCTGTCGTCCCCCGGAGCACGTCTGTGCATCCTCATCTTCACGCCCGTCGACCACTCCCCCGGCCCGGCTCCCAGAAGCCAGGAGTCGGCCATCTCCCTCATTGAGCAGGTGAAGGTACCCGCCTGA